AACTACAAACCCCCATTTTCTTAAACGAAAAATAAAGTTAACTTTGTTTTAGTtgtgtgatactattcataatATGCCTACTGCCTAGAGTGTTTTTGGAAAAATATCTTATGATATTCAGTACCTTTCATATTCAATTGTTGTTTATGTTTCCTTTGTTTTAGCTCTTGTAAAGTTTTTTGAGTTGATAGATGTTGCTTTGAGTATTGATACTGTTACTTGTTAGGCTTTTGATAGAAGATATAGTTGAGAAGAGTCAACACAACACCCACATCCAACCTCAAAGATAATGGGCTTCGAAGAGTGCTCATCAACAGTATTGCCTTACAAGTTACAATGCCTTCTGCGTCAACCTTTCTTTTGGATTGTAGTTCAAAGTATGCCCTGGGATATTAGATATCAGATAAGTGACTGAAAGTATCAGTTTGCTGAGTGCTGACTATACTGACCTTGTACGTTTTGACATGCAACGGATCATTCACATGAAGTCTTTTTGAGATTGGCGAGATTATTCCATCTGATAGTCTCCAATTTAATGCTAAATTCCAATATACTGATGGAGGAACCTGCATAGAGTATGTCTTGGCCATTTAATTATGTACGAATCCTGTACTAGTCCCGTTATATTGGTCCTTGTCTCTGTATGAACAGGTGTGTTGTTTTGCTTTTGGGAGCCTAAATGAATTATTGCGTTGTTACTAGATATTTTCTTTggtttttatataattttgttttctgaTCTTGATAATTCATGTTTTTTGTTGATCTCACTCGTACTAAAGTTGAACCCTGcatttattcatattttcttgATACATGATTGTTTCCGATGGAATGAGGGGCTGAAATTAAAAACTTTAGCTGTGACTTGTATTAACACTGAAGCTTCTCCTCGGGGATGATTTTGGAGGGCTTTTTCAAAATTCTTTCCCATTTGGTTATCATTCTCCAATGCTCAAAACTCACCTCAAGGTTATCTCAATTCCCCCAACACCGCTCGTGTGCAAGTTTGTGTTGCAAACATTATTTGGGAGTTGGGACAACACAGTTGCTACCTATGCTTTGAACTATGCAAATTCAAGAAATCAGTGATTGGAATTTGACTCACTCAAGTGGACCTTATGGTGGGAATCTTGCCAAAGGATCTAGTGTTACATTCACTGGTTAATTAGAATCAATACATGATTATAACATTAATTCATGCATTAATGGAGGACAATGCTTGCATTATACTCAAATTGTTTGGCGCAACTCTGGTCGTTTAGGGTGTGCAAGGGTACAATGCACTAATAATGGTGGTTCGCCACTTACAATTACGATCCCCCGGGAAATTATGTTGGCCAAAAACCCTATTAATTACAACTTACAATTTAATATGACAGAGCTAAAAGGGTCTCAgtcatatatatattgtttttggcAAGTTTTTGAATAATCTCTAAATGTGTCATCCTTTTGACATATCAAGTACTGATATTTTGTGTACTATAGAATTGGTATATCGATTTTAGTGCTCCCAAAGCTGTGTATCTCTATgttctcttttctctttttaattatgAACATGATGTGTAGATAAGGCAAAGTCTTCAATATCTAACTTAGATATTAATTAGGTCCAATTTCTAAATTCAATAATCACTTTTACTTGCGTTTAAAGAGTTACCATTTCGAAACGCAAtgtaaccaacaaaaaaaaagttaccatTTCGcatcaatttaaaataataattgagtAAACGAATTTTCTATGTTCCAGACCAGACAAAAACCTATTCTTAGCAGATTTTCAATCCAAAATACTAAGTGATACTTATTGTGCCCTACGACACATACAAGTGAGTTCCTTGATTAAATTATCACCCTTTAACCATCATTGATCGGTGATCTGCAAATCACACCAAAATTTATGCAACTGTGAAACTGTTTTGTGCACCGGTCTCATTACACATTACACATCAGCTATAAAAGGAATGCAACCTATGGTGAAAGCTATATTATTCGGAAAACTGTGTCTGAATAGCAGACCTATAATTTTATAGGATAACTTGTGTGCAAATTTTCAGAGTCCCTTTAAGTCTTGAGGAAGCTTCTAGACTGTTTTTTGCTCAGAGTTTGGAAGAGTTGAAGAAGGTTGAAAGAGATGAGATCAATCCAAGTGGTTATTATGATTCGCAACACACCAAATCCTTCACCTCAACACCCTTCAAACGTCAGGTACTTCATTATCTTCATTCCATACTAATTATTGATTGTAGGATTGGATGTGATATATGAcagaaaaattgtttataagTCGTGAAAGTTTGTTACCGTATGAGTTGGACTCTTGGCTCTGAATTAGACTCGATCTAAATTCTAAGATATTATCTTAGTCTATTTGTCTATCTTAAATCCTTTGGATTATTTGTTATTGGATCACTCAATCTCGTCGTGAGCTCCAGGTGTCATGTACGTGAGTAAAGTGTGTTGAAGAGTATGTGATATGACCTAAAAAGTGTGTAGGTGGACCGATGTTTAAAAAATTGTCGGGTCCTAGTTCAACAGGTTAAACTAATCGGTTTGATTCAGTTTTTAAGACATTGAGGTTGCATCTTGAGCAGAATTATAATATAGGAGTATTATATTGAGGAGATGGAAAAGTTGGCGTATAAGTTGCTGGAACGTATAGCTTTGAGCTTAGGTGTTGAAGCAAAGAGGTTTGAAGAATTCTTTAAGGATCAAACTAGCTTCATTAGATTCAATTAGTATCCTCCATGCCCTTACCCTCGCCTAGCTCTTGGCGTTGGACGGAACAAAGATGCCGGTGCCTTAACTACTCTTGCCCAAGATGAGTTTGAAGGTCTTGAAGTGACGCGTAAAACAGATCAACAGTGGGTTCTTGTAAAAGCTACCCCCGGATGCTTATATTCTCAAAAACTAATTATACTACTGGCCATTAATTTTGccgttaaattttttttgctaaaaaagtcttttttttttgacagatactaaaaaagtcttttgaaatctcaattcaatacaACCCCCTAattaaaatgaatggaaaatatGAACCCTAGAGAATTGTTGCTTATCCAGTCTGCTTAGAGATTCCTTAAGTTGCTTATCAAGGTGTTTTTATTATAGAAAAGTAAACTGTCAATGTTTCAACACAATCGTGAggtattttataatttcttccTCAGTTTTCACCATTGCAATAGAACATCATTTTACCGCCGtatattttcttctctttgtCTTTGAAATATTTGTTGGCACAAACTGTGTCCAGACCACACTGTAGCGGAGGCGACTGGATGCAGTATGGTTCAGGGTATTCTTGTAATCTAGACAgtagtattatatatatgacTTGTAACATTGAAAACCGAACTTCATCATTAAAGTAATGATAAAGAACTATAGTTGCTTTGTAGTCTGCATAACCAACGACCGTGTTAATTGTTTGTGGTTTGCATTTTCTTTTACTCTTCTGTTACTAGTTGTTGTTCTAACAGTTATTCtgttttatgtttgtttagGTACTTGTATTTGAATAATGATGTCTACTTCAGCAAATGAGGTAATGATTTTACCAAAGATTAAGAAACTAAGGCATGATGATAATGAAGACAGATTGAATGAATTAACTGACAGTGTTCTCATCTACATTTTGTCATTTTAAATACCAAACACATTCGTTCAAACTTGTGTTTAATGGAAACATCTTTGGAAAAATATTCCCACCCTTAAATTGCATTACACTGACTTTTCCACTTTGAAGAGTTTTGACAAATTTGTGTTTAGGATTTTGTCTCTTCATGATGCCTCAACTACACTTCACACTTTCAATCTTAAGCGCAATGGTAGTATTGGGTCTCGCCTAATTAAAAGGGTTGCAAACTATGTTTTATTCCGTAATGTCAAGCTCCGTCATTTAGGAATTGATGTCAAATGTGTGACATCTTGCCTTGCATTTCTTCATCACTCTACCATCACTGAACCTATTTGTTGCCACTAAAGGCCATCATAATAATGGGAGAACATTATTTCCAAAATATTTGGATTTGCCAACATTAACGAACTTGCACCTagaatatttttcctttttggcTAGTGACGATGGCCCGATTAATCCCTTTTTGGGATTTAAAAGTTTAACTAGTTTGATCCTTCGCAATCGTAATGAATGGTGAACACGAGTCCTTAGCATACCAAATGTGATGCTTATCAATTTAACCATGCATGATAGTTCCATACTCAATTCCAAACTTCAGTTATCTGCTCCCAGTCTTTGTACATTTACATTTAGTGATGCTTTTCCAAGTCGTGAGAATTGCTCTTTATGCTTATTACGCTGGCTGTTAGATCTTTATAGTGTACAGTTATTGACACTCTGTAGGTACTCTTCTGGTACCTTAACTTGACATGTTTTGAGGCTTTAATTTTACTTTCTTCTtaagatacttttttttttttggtttctaaATTTTGTCTAAAATATTTTGACTTGTGTTAGACTGATCCTAACTCATCCTCACTTTTCATTGCTCtggttctctctctctctctctctctctctctctctctctctctctctctctctctctctctctctctctcgtttcATATTTATGGGTGGAGCTTAAGATTTATTCCTGGTGTAAGTTAAAGTCTCTGAAAGTACTGATCAAATTATCTTTAAGCATGCCTTATGGAATAGTGGACTTCTTGCTTCAAACTGGCAAAGAAGCCAAAGGTATGTATGTTATTTTGCTTACAAGTCGTTCTAGTCTGATTTATAAATAAAAGCATAATTTAGGAACTCTATTGTtccttttaattcattttgaGTTTCCTTTGTTTTAATTGCTTGATCATTTTGAAATATGCATGCTTCCTAGAATCTTTGTgcaaaatatttataagaattgCTTGTCAAATTAGTGGTCATGGTTTGATTCACCAAAGAAAACGGAACCAAATGGTTTaattgcagttttgatcccTTTATTTGTCGATTTCTGAATTTTGGTCCCCACATTTTAAATTTCCCAATTTTGGcctctcatttttttcaatttctgaAATTGGACTCAAATACTTAAAATTATGCATACATGACATATTTTGATATGATGTGGCAGCAAATGGACCAATCAAATATTGGtaattcttcttttttgttgGTCAAATAGTTTAGTGTCTAAAGTAATGCATTTTGTTGGAACCCTAGAAAACTGGTTCTATGAACCAGTCTGTAGATCTCACTTCACCGTTTCTATCCCGTACGAAATAGAGCGAAGTGTTTGCTTGGATGTGTAAATCGTCAATTTCAAGGTATGCAATCTAGCACCTCTTTCCACCGTTCCTATCCATTTTCCCAATTGCAATCTAGTACGACTTTGATGAGATTTGAAAGCTCGCCGTAGATTTGATTCTCTTTGTAACTCAAATTCGTGATCCGTTGTATAATATTGCAGAAAATGATTCCACgttgttttttccttttatgCTTGTGCAGGTACCGGTAGTTATCTGAGTTGTAATGTCTAGTTTAGCGCATGAGAAAATGATTCCACCCGACAACAAGAGAGGGAGGCATGATAAtaatgaagagaatgaagatagGTTGAGTGACTTACCTGATTGTGTTCTCCTTCACATTTTGTCATTTTTGAATTCCAAACACGCCGTTCAAACTTGCGTTTTGTCCCCCAAATGGAAGCATCTTTGGAAATGTATTCCTACCCTTATATTGCATTCCTCAGAATTCTCCAATGCAAAAAAATTAGCCATATTTGTGACTAAGATTTTGAATCTTCGTGATACCACCACACCTTCACTGCACACTCTCGATTTTGAGCGTTTGGGCAGTTTTGAACCTCAACGGACTCTCAAAGAGATTGTAAACTATGCTTGTTCCCATAATACCCAACTCAAGCAATTAGGAATCTGTGTTAAAGGTGATAGTAGTATCATTTTTCCTCGCATTTCTTCATGCCAGGCTCTTACGTCTCTTAAGCTTTGTGTTTACCCTAAAGGTCTTTATAGTAATGGGAAAAGAACATTATTTCCAAAATCTCTGAATTTGCCAGCATTGACTAGCTTGGATCTAACTTATTTTGCATTTTGTGCTAGCGACATTGCTGATCATGCCGAACCCTTTTCATCATTTAATTGCTTAAATAATTTGATCATTTCTAATTGTACTGTAATGGATGCCCCGATTCTAAGAATATCAAGTTCAACCCTTGTCAATTTAGCTATGTCTAATAATTCATCTGACTTTACCAAAATTGAGTTATTCGCTCCTAGTCTTTATACCATTACTTTTGATGGTGTTCCTCATCAGAGACTGTGTGGAAGCAGTCTTTCTTCAATTAAACAAGTAAATATTGAAGCGGACATATTTTCAAATACATTTGAGGAGCTTCCTTTTGTTCTATTCAGCTGGCCGCAGGACCTTATTAATACAAAATCATTGACAGTCACTGCGAGTAATCTTAAGGTACATTAACTTGCTATGTTTTGAGGTTTCATGTTTACTTTCTTCTTAAgatgtttttttatttcatttacaaattttgtcaaaaatcaaCTGGCTTGCATCAACCTAATCATAATTCTTCCTAATTGCTCAGATTCTCTTCTTAGTTCCTGATTTATTCAAGGCTAAACTCCCTTCATTGTTGTGTAACTTGAAGACACTGAAAGTATGCAGTCGGATGAAATGGCCCACCAAACTACGGTAAACTATTCTTTATACTTGATCTTGTGATTTTCTTTAGTTGATATGTCATTTCTTTAGGCAGTGACTTATTCTTGCAGAGGATTATCGATTGAAAAATAGGAAGCAAGTGAAACATCAAACTCGCAAAGAGGCCACAATTTTTGTGGTTTTCATTCATAACTTTGAGactctatttttcattttttaacaaaaaaaaataataaagtttactcttttttttaagacaaaagATGGGTTGCAGGATAACTGCGGagccctaaatataagagaaataaaAAGAGAAAGGAGGGGGACCAAACCAAAACCCTCTTAAAGGTTAACAAAACGAAAGTAAGGAATACCTAATCTATTTCTAGAATAGTCAGCCCTAATAACCTGAGGGACAAGAAAGCACCAGCTATTAGCATTCAGTAGGAATCTTGTTATGCAAGGTTCaacaaagaagaagagattTAGAAGGAGGGATAGAAGAGCTTGAAATCAATTTAGCCCAAGGAATCTTCTGACGAGGAGGAGATTGGAAAATATAAGCATCCTTGAGGGTCAGAATACCAGAATTATGTTTCCAAAGAAACTCATCCTCAGAAGGATCAAATGGAATTGTGTTTGATAAGCATC
This portion of the Trifolium pratense cultivar HEN17-A07 linkage group LG3, ARS_RC_1.1, whole genome shotgun sequence genome encodes:
- the LOC123918117 gene encoding putative F-box/FBD/LRR-repeat protein At1g78760, whose translation is MSSLAHEKMIPPDNKRGRHDNNEENEDRLSDLPDCVLLHILSFLNSKHAVQTCVLSPKWKHLWKCIPTLILHSSEFSNAKKLAIFVTKILNLRDTTTPSLHTLDFERLGSFEPQRTLKEIVNYACSHNTQLKQLGICVKGDSSIIFPRISSCQALTSLKLCVYPKGLYSNGKRTLFPKSLNLPALTSLDLTYFAFCASDIADHAEPFSSFNCLNNLIISNCTVMDAPILRISSSTLVNLAMSNNSSDFTKIELFAPSLYTITFDGVPHQRLCGSSLSSIKQVNIEADIFSNTFEELPFVLFSWPQDLINTKSLTVTASNLKILFLVPDLFKAKLPSLLCNLKTLKVCSRMKWPTKLRLTFDTSSNEDTVEKSQPNTRSPPQDNSL